In the Bombus pyrosoma isolate SC7728 linkage group LG15, ASM1482585v1, whole genome shotgun sequence genome, one interval contains:
- the LOC122575568 gene encoding uncharacterized protein LOC122575568 isoform X2 gives MEEEISVRVESNPTKPEITLRPIMYISWLLGVGVARPKNCPKWITVILRLIHFSVCSVIIAFSATDFANFGKQFTSKLFEIMYCMNETMCHLAAYYYVYHIIRHYDKWPELMKMLESLNQNISKGLSINDECVKISQILAIIIALLCGPVSLAVHILYYYFIAPDQIFVSDLFLYYTIAQTLVNTFVFDVIVYMICHKFRAINEMIKQLDETLTSYWIALKIRRIRRLYNEMCSIIMTVNEIYGIDLLLCSTNAFIMVVAKLFRIYMSAAEQKSGFIFLNNVIWIIYMLQFILMCWLCTLTHREIDKIGLYISKFILNTQHSTKFNKLSCFGNKEPEQLGIFDNEYRDNVALNLNGFGMESLLRSTFEQDCVRNEINDFSLQLTQYRITFTACDFFEMNNSLLTRFISVITTYLIILVQFYKPEGF, from the exons ATGGAGGAAGAGATAAGCGTCCGAGTGGAGAGTAATCCGACGAAACCAGAAATTACATTACGTCcaataatgtatatttcttgGTTGTTAGGAGTCGGAGTGGCTAGGCCGAAGAATTGTCCAAAATGGATCACCGTCATCCTGCGACTGATCCATTTCAGCGTGTGCTCGGTGATCATCGCGTTCAGTGCAACGGACTTTGCAAATTTTGGCAAACAATTCACCAGCAAGTTATTCGAAATTATGTACTGCATGAACGAAACTATGTGCCATCTCGCAGCCTATTACTACGTTTATCATATAATAAGACATTACGATAAATGGCCTGAATTGATGAAGATGTTGGAATCGTTGAATCAAAATATTAGCAAAGGGTTGTCGATCAATGATGAATGCGTAAAAATCAGCCAAATCTTGGCCATTATAATAGCGTTATTATGTGGTCCGGTGTCGCTAGCTGTTCATATCCTTTATTACTATTTCATTGCACCTGATCAGATCTTTGTTTCCGATCTGTTTCTCTATTACACGATCGCGCAAACTTTAGTAAACACCTTCGTGTTCGATGTCATCGTATACATGATCTGCCACAAATTTAGAGCAATCAACGAGATGATCAAACAGTTAGATGAAACGCTAACATCCTATTGGATCGCCTTGAAGATCAGAAGAATTAGAAGACTGTATAATG AGATGTGTTCCATAATAATGACAGTGAACGAAATTTATGGCATTGATCTGCTGTTGTGTTCTACGAACGCTTTTATAATGGTGGTTGCGAAACTGTTTAGAATCTACATGAGCGCCGCAGAACAGAAAAGTGGTTTCATATTTCTGAACAACGTGATCTGGATAATTTATATGCTTCAATTCATTTTGATGTGTTGGCTGTGCACACTGACCCACCGAGAGATAGATAAAATTGGGCTATATATCAGTAAATTTATACTGAATACACAACACTCGACGAAATTTAACAAGTTGTCTTGCTTCGGTAACAAAGAGCCGGAGCAGTTAGGAATCTTCGATAATGAATACCGTGATAATGTCGCCTTGAATCTGAATGGATTCGGAATGGAAAGTCTTTTGCGATCAACTTTCGAACAAGATTGTGTTCGAAACGAAATCAATGATTTCTCATTGCAACTGACAcaatatagaattacgtttaCTGCGTGtgatttctttgaaatgaataattctttGCTAACAAGA TTTATCAGCGTTATCACCACGTACTTGATCATTCTGGTACAGTTCTATAAGCCAGAAGGTTTCTGA
- the LOC122575568 gene encoding uncharacterized protein LOC122575568 isoform X1 produces the protein MEEEISVRVESNPTKPEITLRPIMYISWLLGVGVARPKNCPKWITVILRLIHFSVCSVIIAFSATDFANFGKQFTSKLFEIMYCMNETMCHLAAYYYVYHIIRHYDKWPELMKMLESLNQNISKGLSINDECVKISQILAIIIALLCGPVSLAVHILYYYFIAPDQIFVSDLFLYYTIAQTLVNTFVFDVIVYMICHKFRAINEMIKQLDETLTSYWIALKIRRIRRLYNEMCSIIMTVNEIYGIDLLLCSTNAFIMVVAKLFRIYMSAAEQKSGFIFLNNVIWIIYMLQFILMCWLCTLTHREIDKIGLYISKFILNTQHSTKFNKLSCFGNKEPEQLGIFDNEYRDNVALNLNGFGMESLLRSTFEQDCVRNEINDFSLQLTQYRITFTACDFFEMNNSLLTRVSTIIFDIYMMLLIIFVYIYFQFISVITTYLIILVQFYKPEGF, from the exons ATGGAGGAAGAGATAAGCGTCCGAGTGGAGAGTAATCCGACGAAACCAGAAATTACATTACGTCcaataatgtatatttcttgGTTGTTAGGAGTCGGAGTGGCTAGGCCGAAGAATTGTCCAAAATGGATCACCGTCATCCTGCGACTGATCCATTTCAGCGTGTGCTCGGTGATCATCGCGTTCAGTGCAACGGACTTTGCAAATTTTGGCAAACAATTCACCAGCAAGTTATTCGAAATTATGTACTGCATGAACGAAACTATGTGCCATCTCGCAGCCTATTACTACGTTTATCATATAATAAGACATTACGATAAATGGCCTGAATTGATGAAGATGTTGGAATCGTTGAATCAAAATATTAGCAAAGGGTTGTCGATCAATGATGAATGCGTAAAAATCAGCCAAATCTTGGCCATTATAATAGCGTTATTATGTGGTCCGGTGTCGCTAGCTGTTCATATCCTTTATTACTATTTCATTGCACCTGATCAGATCTTTGTTTCCGATCTGTTTCTCTATTACACGATCGCGCAAACTTTAGTAAACACCTTCGTGTTCGATGTCATCGTATACATGATCTGCCACAAATTTAGAGCAATCAACGAGATGATCAAACAGTTAGATGAAACGCTAACATCCTATTGGATCGCCTTGAAGATCAGAAGAATTAGAAGACTGTATAATG AGATGTGTTCCATAATAATGACAGTGAACGAAATTTATGGCATTGATCTGCTGTTGTGTTCTACGAACGCTTTTATAATGGTGGTTGCGAAACTGTTTAGAATCTACATGAGCGCCGCAGAACAGAAAAGTGGTTTCATATTTCTGAACAACGTGATCTGGATAATTTATATGCTTCAATTCATTTTGATGTGTTGGCTGTGCACACTGACCCACCGAGAGATAGATAAAATTGGGCTATATATCAGTAAATTTATACTGAATACACAACACTCGACGAAATTTAACAAGTTGTCTTGCTTCGGTAACAAAGAGCCGGAGCAGTTAGGAATCTTCGATAATGAATACCGTGATAATGTCGCCTTGAATCTGAATGGATTCGGAATGGAAAGTCTTTTGCGATCAACTTTCGAACAAGATTGTGTTCGAAACGAAATCAATGATTTCTCATTGCAACTGACAcaatatagaattacgtttaCTGCGTGtgatttctttgaaatgaataattctttGCTAACAAGAGTGAGTAcgataatatttgatatttatatgatgttgttaattatattcgtgTATATTTACTTTCAGTTTATCAGCGTTATCACCACGTACTTGATCATTCTGGTACAGTTCTATAAGCCAGAAGGTTTCTGA
- the LOC122575564 gene encoding LOW QUALITY PROTEIN: heat shock 70 kDa protein cognate 4-like (The sequence of the model RefSeq protein was modified relative to this genomic sequence to represent the inferred CDS: inserted 2 bases in 1 codon), which translates to MSEAPAIGIDLGTTYSCVSVFQHGEVKIIPNDQGNRTTPSFVSFTNGEILIGEAAEDQMETNPLSTIFDTKRLIGRGYYDKTVQTDRRYWPFVVVNDKDKVKIRALYKGKIERFFPEEISSMVLKKMKQTAEAYLGKTVTDAVVTVPANFSISQRQATKDAAVIAGLNVLRLMNESTAVAIAHSLYRQDTEKKSALIIDLGGSTFDASVVTIMNGNFEVIKTLGDSHLGGEDFNDRMVDYFVKTIRMNYRKDLRIRTVENIKVLNRLRIACEKAKRTLSSSTKARIEIDSLFEGIDFYVDITREQFEQLCEDLFTRILNIATLAVKDVYHLDQFVLVGGSSRIPKIQKLLQDHICCDYTEINKSINPDEAVAYGAAVQAAILRGNKSEVLQRLSLVDILNLPLGIEGARGVMIPVIEKYKRIPIKETKTYTTYSDNQPDVLIHVCDGDRAMTIDNNSVGKFELTGIPLAPRGVPQIQITFDIDASGILTISAIEKSTGKEHKITVRNQERSEAGINSMVEKMKMYCKVDQDQQXIAAENSLTFHCLDTKSTILEDEKIKDKSDSSNKQEVTNKWNEVISWLYANQSAKEKFADKQKELEAICNSIVILLSS; encoded by the exons ATGTCGGAAGCTCCCGCAATTGGAATTGACTTGGGCACCACGTATTCCTGCGTCAGTGTCTTCCAACATGGAGAAGTCAAGATCATTCCAAATGATCAGGGAAATCGAACGACACCGAGTTTTGTCTCCTTTACAAACGGAGAAATACTGATCGGCGAAGCAGCCGAAGATCAGATGGAGACAAACCCATTGAGCACTATCTTTG ATACGAAGAGACTGATCGGCCGTGGCTATTATGATAAGACGGTACAGACAGACAGGAGATACTGGCCCTTTGTGGTGGTAAATGATAAAGATAAAGTAAAGATCAGGGCTTTATACAAGGGTAAAATAGAGAGATTCTTCCCTGAAGAAATATCTTCCATGGTGCTTAAGAAGATGAAGCAGACAGCAGAAGCGTACTTAGGGAAGACTGTTACCGACGCCGTTGTTACTGTTCCAGCAAACTTCAGTATCTCTCAGAGACAAGCCACCAAAGATGCAGCAGTAATTGCAGGTCTAAACGTTTTGAGACTAATGAACGAATCAACAGCGGTGGCGATAGCTCATAGTTTATACAGACAGGACACAGAAAAGAAGTCCGCGTTGATCATTGACTTAGGAGGTAGCACCTTCGATGCTTCCGTTGTTACCATTATGAATGGTAATTTCGAAGTCATAAAAACACTAGGCGATAGTCATCTCGGCGGAGAAGACTTCAATGACAGAATGGTggattatttcgttaaaactATCAGGATGAACTATAGGAAAGACTTAAGAATAAGGACAGTCGAGAATATCAAGGTTCTTAATCGATTAAGAATCGCGTGTGAGAAGGCGAAGAGAACTTTGAGTTCATCAACGAAAGCCAGGATCGAAATAGATTCTCTCTTCGAGGGCATTGATTTCTACGTAGACATCACCAGAGAGCAATTTGAACAACTTTGCGAGGATCTGTTCACAAGGATATTGAATATAGCTACGTTAGCTGTGAAGGATGTATACCATCTTGACCAGTTTGTTCTAGTCGGCGGATCTAGCAGAATACCAAAGAttcagaaattattacaaGATCACATATGTTGCGATTACACAGAAATTAACAAATCGATCAATCCTGACGAAGCTGTTGCCTATGGAGCAGCTGTACAGGCTGCTATTTTGCGCGGCAATAAGTCGGAAGTACTTCAACGTTTATCACTAGTGGATATCCTTAACCTACCTCTGGGTATAGAAGGAGCTCGTGGTGTCATGATACCCGTGATCGAGAAGTACAAGAGGATAccaataaaagaaacgaaaaccTACACAACGTATTCCGATAATCAACCTGATGTCCTGATCCATGTATGCGATGGTGACAGAGCTATGACTATAGATAATAATAGTGTCGGCAAGTTCGAGCTTACTGGCATTCCACTTGCACCTAGGGGCGTACCCCAGATTCAAATAACATTTGACATCGATGCAAGTGGTATTCTGACCATCTCTGCCATTGAGAAATCAACTGGAAAGGAGCACAAAATTACCGTCAGGAACCAAGAACGATCGGAGGCAGGCATCAACAGTATGgtggagaaaatgaaaatgtattgtAAGGTAGATCAAGATCAACA GATTGCTGCCGAGAACTCCTTGACGTTCCATTGTTTGGACACGAAGAGTACAATACTGGAGGATGAGAAGATCAAAGATAAGAGCGATTCGTCTAACAAGCAAGAGGTTACCAATAAATGGAACGAAGTAATTTCATGGTTGTATGCGAATCAATCGGCAAAGGAAAAATTCGCtgataaacaaaaagaattgGAAGCCATCTGCAATTCTATTGTTATATTACTTAGTagttaa